One window of Pseudomonas urmiensis genomic DNA carries:
- a CDS encoding glycerophosphodiester phosphodiesterase, whose translation MTLIYGHRGAKGEAPENTLTSFRKCLSHGVNRCELDLHLSADNQLMVIHDPTLKRTTGRRGKVVEHIAADLATYDARKGGPGHVQPCPIPRLEELFEKCDFEHWQLEVKSASRTRAASTVLAIRELAQQYGLLDKITITSSSREVLGAALELVPDVSRGLVAEYAWLDPLKVAQNYNCQMLALNWTLCTPERLIKAQRQGLHVSVWTVNEPALMRRLADFGADSLITDFPGLAKTTLGKD comes from the coding sequence GTGACCCTGATCTACGGCCATCGCGGCGCCAAGGGCGAAGCGCCCGAAAATACCCTGACCAGCTTTCGCAAGTGCTTGTCGCACGGCGTCAACCGCTGCGAGCTGGACCTGCATCTGTCGGCCGACAACCAGCTGATGGTGATCCACGACCCGACCCTCAAGCGCACCACCGGCCGGCGCGGCAAGGTGGTCGAGCACATCGCCGCCGACCTTGCCACCTACGACGCTCGCAAGGGCGGCCCAGGCCATGTCCAACCGTGCCCGATTCCTCGTCTTGAGGAGCTGTTCGAGAAGTGTGATTTCGAGCATTGGCAGCTGGAGGTCAAGAGCGCCTCGCGCACCCGCGCCGCCAGCACTGTGCTGGCGATCCGCGAACTGGCCCAGCAATACGGCCTGCTGGACAAGATCACCATCACCTCGAGCTCGCGCGAAGTGCTCGGCGCCGCCCTGGAGCTGGTCCCGGACGTGTCGCGTGGGTTGGTCGCCGAATATGCCTGGCTCGACCCGCTGAAGGTCGCGCAGAACTACAACTGCCAGATGCTGGCTCTGAACTGGACGCTATGCACCCCAGAGCGCCTGATCAAGGCCCAGCGCCAGGGGTTGCACGTGTCGGTGTGGACGGTCAACGAGCCGGCACTGATGCGCCGACTCGCCGACTTTGGCGCTGATAGCCTGATTACAGACTTTCCCGGTTTGGCCAAGACCACCCTTGGGAAGGACTGA